A single region of the Alosa alosa isolate M-15738 ecotype Scorff River chromosome 6, AALO_Geno_1.1, whole genome shotgun sequence genome encodes:
- the mrpl12 gene encoding 39S ribosomal protein L12, mitochondrial isoform X2 gives MYCTRHCIRAALRTVVQTQRSNIQTPALCAIRTLKTSPASTSDAIATPHLDGAPKQYSPKIQQLVNDISSLTLIEVSDLNELLKKTLNIQDIGMMPMGAMAAAAPAATAVEEEAAVPAKKEKTHFTVKLTALSAAEKVKLIKEVKNCMQGLNLVQTGLCDGNERPDS, from the exons atgtATTGCACCAGGCACTGTATTCGAGCGGCGTTGCGAACGGTTGTCCAAACACAACG GTCTAACATCCAGACACCAGCACTATGTGCCATCAGAACGCTCAAGACCAGTCCTGCCAGCACATCGGATGCCATAGCCACCCCCCATTTGGACGGTGCACCCAAACAATACTCACCCAAAATTCAGCAGCTTGTTAATGACATCAGCAGCCTTACCTTAATCGAGGTGTCAGACTTGAACGAGTTACTTAAG AAAACCTTAAATATTCAAGATATTGGAATGATGCCTATGGGCGCaatggcagcagcagcacctgcaGCCACG GCAGTAGAGGAGGAGGCGGCAGTCCCAGCCAAGAAAGAGAAAACTCATTTCACTGTCAAATTGACAGCACTCAGTGCTGCCGAGAAAGTCAAACTGATCAAAGAAGTCAAGAACTGCATGCAAGGCCTGAATCTCGTACAG